In a single window of the Streptacidiphilus sp. P02-A3a genome:
- a CDS encoding FHA domain-containing protein translates to MAVCGRCGSSNPEAARFCSYCGAPLGARGAAERPSEQTSTISISGLEAYDPEVSQNVQPTISPEAQAAVDALPPGSALLIVRRGPNSGSRFLLDTEVTTAGRHPQSDIFLDDITVSRRHVEFRRGPQGFSVADVGSLNGTYVNRERIDEVPLSTGDEVQIGKYRVVFFESRRGF, encoded by the coding sequence ATGGCGGTGTGCGGCCGGTGCGGAAGCAGCAACCCGGAGGCGGCGCGGTTCTGCTCGTACTGCGGTGCTCCGCTGGGTGCCCGCGGCGCGGCCGAGCGGCCCTCGGAGCAGACGTCCACCATCTCCATCTCGGGTCTTGAGGCCTACGACCCCGAGGTCTCCCAGAACGTCCAGCCGACCATCTCCCCCGAGGCGCAGGCCGCGGTGGACGCGCTGCCGCCGGGCTCGGCGCTGCTGATCGTGCGGCGCGGTCCGAACTCCGGTAGCCGCTTCCTGCTGGACACCGAGGTCACCACGGCGGGGCGGCACCCGCAGAGTGACATCTTCCTGGACGACATCACCGTCTCGCGGCGGCACGTCGAGTTCCGGCGCGGCCCGCAGGGCTTCTCGGTGGCCGACGTCGGCAGCCTGAACGGCACCTACGTCAACCGTGAGCGCATCGACGAGGTGCCGCTGAGCACCGGCGACGAGGTCCAGATCGGCAAGTACCGCGTGGTGTTCTTCGAGAGCCGCCGCGGCTTCTGA
- a CDS encoding MerR family transcriptional regulator, whose product MLSIGAVLDVLRAEFPEVTISKIRFLEAERLVEPQRTPSGYRKFTVGDVDRLAQVLRLQRDHYLPLRVIREHLDAMDSGEAPPALPGTEAPAPEAADGPGPVPALEAAIGGPAVPGPRLGRAELLAAAGIAEQQLADWESYGLLAPGGDGGFDPEMLQVARLVSELGRFGLEPRHLRAVKAAADREVGLVEQVVAPLRRHRNPQTRAHAAAMARELATLSVRLHAALVQAGLRTRIGS is encoded by the coding sequence TTGCTCAGCATCGGGGCGGTGCTCGACGTGCTGCGGGCGGAGTTCCCCGAGGTGACCATCTCCAAGATCCGTTTCCTGGAGGCGGAACGGCTGGTCGAGCCGCAGCGGACGCCCTCGGGCTACCGCAAGTTCACCGTCGGCGACGTCGACCGGCTGGCCCAGGTGCTGCGGCTGCAACGGGACCACTACCTGCCGCTCCGGGTGATCCGGGAGCACCTGGACGCGATGGACTCGGGCGAGGCGCCGCCGGCGCTGCCCGGGACCGAGGCGCCCGCGCCGGAGGCCGCCGACGGCCCGGGCCCGGTTCCGGCCCTGGAGGCCGCGATCGGCGGTCCGGCGGTGCCCGGTCCCCGGCTCGGCCGGGCGGAGCTGCTGGCGGCGGCCGGGATCGCCGAGCAGCAGCTGGCCGACTGGGAGTCCTACGGCCTGCTGGCCCCCGGCGGCGACGGCGGCTTCGACCCGGAGATGCTCCAGGTCGCCCGGCTGGTCTCGGAGCTGGGCCGGTTCGGCCTGGAACCCCGGCACCTGCGGGCGGTGAAGGCCGCCGCCGACCGCGAGGTCGGCCTGGTGGAACAGGTGGTGGCGCCGCTGCGGCGGCACCGCAACCCGCAGACCCGCGCCCACGCGGCGGCGATGGCCCGGGAACTGGCGACCCTGTCGGTGCGGTTGCACGCGGCGCTGGTCCAGGCCGGGCTGCGGACCCGGATCGGCAGCTGA
- a CDS encoding bifunctional nuclease family protein, which yields MNELDVVGVRVEMPSNQPIVLLREVGGDRYLPIWIGPGEATAIAFAQQGMTPVRPLTHDLFRNVLEAVGQQLTAVRITDLREGIFYAELVFASGVEVSARPSDAIALALRTGTPIYGSDGVLDEAGIAIPDEQEDEVERFREFLDQISPEDFGSSNQ from the coding sequence GTGAACGAGCTAGACGTTGTGGGTGTCCGGGTGGAGATGCCCTCCAACCAACCGATCGTCCTCCTGCGCGAGGTCGGCGGTGACCGCTACCTGCCGATCTGGATCGGCCCGGGGGAGGCCACCGCGATCGCCTTCGCCCAGCAGGGGATGACGCCTGTCCGGCCGCTCACGCACGACCTCTTCCGCAATGTGCTGGAAGCCGTCGGGCAGCAGCTGACGGCGGTGCGGATCACCGACCTGCGCGAGGGCATCTTCTACGCCGAGCTGGTCTTCGCCAGCGGGGTGGAGGTCAGTGCCCGCCCCTCCGACGCCATAGCTCTGGCGCTGCGCACCGGGACGCCGATCTACGGCAGCGACGGGGTGCTGGACGAGGCCGGGATCGCCATCCCGGACGAGCAGGAGGACGAGGTCGAGCGGTTCCGGGAGTTCCTGGACCAGATCTCGCCCGAGGACTTCGGCAGCAGCAACCAGTGA
- a CDS encoding MerR family transcriptional regulator: MSSTGESTAAGGSCPLHSPAAQATVAPRSPRGGWEAVAVRSQPIPQPRVGLEQLPAAAAPEPTSALVGYRGPTACSAAGITYRQLDYWARTGLVEPSVRAAQGSGTQRLYSFRDVLVLKVVKRLLDAGVSLQSIRAAVTHLASCEPGDLSGITLMSDGATVYQCTSPHQVMELLEAGQGVFGIALGAAWRELDASLRTLHAERTDTGENLAGYDPGDELARRRNRAG, from the coding sequence GTGAGCAGCACCGGCGAGAGCACAGCTGCGGGTGGGTCCTGCCCCCTCCATTCCCCGGCGGCCCAGGCGACGGTCGCGCCGCGCTCGCCGCGCGGTGGCTGGGAGGCGGTCGCGGTCAGGTCGCAGCCGATCCCGCAACCCCGGGTCGGCCTGGAGCAGCTGCCCGCGGCCGCGGCGCCCGAGCCGACCTCGGCGCTGGTCGGCTACCGCGGCCCGACCGCCTGCTCGGCGGCCGGGATCACCTACCGGCAGCTGGACTACTGGGCCCGGACCGGCCTGGTCGAGCCGAGCGTGCGGGCCGCGCAGGGCTCCGGCACCCAGCGCCTCTACTCCTTCCGCGACGTACTGGTGCTGAAGGTGGTCAAGCGGCTGTTGGACGCCGGGGTGTCGCTGCAGAGCATCCGCGCCGCGGTCACCCATCTGGCCTCCTGCGAGCCCGGCGACCTGTCCGGGATCACGCTGATGAGCGACGGCGCCACGGTGTACCAGTGCACCTCGCCGCACCAGGTGATGGAACTGCTGGAAGCCGGTCAGGGCGTGTTCGGCATCGCCCTCGGCGCGGCCTGGCGCGAACTCGACGCCTCGTTGCGGACCCTGCACGCCGAGCGGACCGACACCGGCGAGAACCTGGCCGGGTACGACCCCGGCGACGAACTGGCCCGGCGGCGCAACCGCGCGGGCTGA
- a CDS encoding vancomycin high temperature exclusion protein: MRARAGLGQWAGRIPGRLEERVRRLGRSLRTRRGQRRAVQLVAALAVLALLPPAWLFVSTGSRLRTVADAPSEPVAVVFGAGLNPDGTPSDYLAERLDTALDLYHLGKVKAFLVTGDNDRASYDEPDAMRDYLLRHGVPSDRVVRDYAGFHTWDSCSRARRIFGVRSALLVSQGFHIRRAVALCRSAGIDAYGVSTTQPHDVTWYYGAAREIPAAGEALLDVLFQPDPTYLGPQVGSLARWR; the protein is encoded by the coding sequence ATGCGGGCACGGGCGGGGCTGGGGCAGTGGGCGGGGCGAATACCGGGACGGCTGGAGGAGCGGGTCCGGCGGCTCGGCCGCTCGCTGCGCACCCGGCGCGGGCAGCGGCGGGCGGTGCAACTGGTGGCCGCGCTCGCGGTGCTGGCGCTGCTGCCCCCGGCCTGGCTGTTCGTGAGCACCGGCAGCCGACTGCGGACCGTGGCCGACGCGCCGTCGGAGCCGGTGGCGGTGGTCTTCGGCGCCGGGCTCAACCCCGACGGCACCCCCAGCGACTACCTGGCCGAGCGGCTGGACACCGCGCTCGACCTCTACCACCTGGGCAAGGTCAAGGCCTTCCTGGTCACCGGCGACAACGACCGGGCCAGCTACGACGAGCCCGACGCCATGCGCGACTACCTGCTGCGGCACGGCGTCCCCTCGGACCGGGTCGTCCGCGACTACGCCGGGTTCCACACCTGGGACTCCTGCTCCCGCGCGCGGCGGATCTTCGGCGTCCGCAGCGCCCTGCTGGTCAGCCAGGGGTTCCACATCCGCCGGGCGGTGGCGCTGTGCCGCTCGGCCGGGATCGACGCCTACGGGGTCAGCACCACTCAGCCGCACGACGTCACCTGGTACTACGGCGCGGCGCGGGAGATCCCGGCGGCCGGTGAGGCCCTGCTGGACGTACTGTTCCAGCCCGATCCGACCTACCTCGGCCCGCAGGTGGGCTCACTGGCGCGGTGGCGGTAG
- a CDS encoding DNA polymerase IV, which produces MRSLPSILHLDMDAFFASVEQASKPSLRGKPVVVGGLSGRGVVATASYEARRFGVHSAMPMAQARRLCPNAAFLVPRFELYRQVSDFVMGLLRELSPLVEPLSVDEAFVDLEAGPYGELLRAGAPAEGVELVRAVGEDLRADILTGVGLTASVGLSGTKFLSKIASEQAKPDGLVLIEPGREREILAELPVRALPGVGPATAETLRRVGLTRISEVARTPEDELVRLLGRAHGAGVHALALGRDERPVVAERDAKSVSVEDTFEVDLADVDRIRFELDRLAARCVRRLRDAGRSGRTVVIKVRRFDFTTLTRSETLPSPTDDPLVISAMARRLLAQVELVGGVRLLGVGVSGLADFTQEDLFAQAQREAEAAEAAEAAADEPGEGEPESDAAYGGPDAPRAFHPGAAPARRWMPGQDVTHTEYGPGWVQGSGVGRVTVRFEVPGAVPGRVRTFAVDDPELTPASPLPLSGGAQSPAADSAAPR; this is translated from the coding sequence ATGCGGTCCCTGCCGTCGATCCTGCACCTCGACATGGACGCCTTCTTCGCGTCGGTGGAGCAGGCGTCCAAGCCGAGCCTGCGCGGAAAACCCGTGGTGGTGGGCGGCCTCAGCGGCCGGGGCGTGGTGGCCACCGCCTCCTACGAGGCGCGGCGGTTCGGCGTGCACTCCGCCATGCCGATGGCGCAGGCCCGGCGGCTCTGTCCGAACGCCGCCTTCCTGGTGCCGCGCTTCGAGCTGTACCGGCAGGTCAGCGACTTCGTGATGGGGCTGCTGCGGGAGCTCTCACCGCTGGTCGAACCGCTCAGCGTGGACGAGGCCTTCGTCGACCTGGAGGCCGGTCCCTACGGCGAGCTGCTCCGCGCGGGAGCGCCGGCCGAGGGGGTGGAGCTGGTCCGGGCGGTCGGCGAGGACCTGCGCGCCGACATCCTGACCGGCGTCGGGCTGACCGCCTCGGTCGGCCTGTCCGGCACCAAGTTCCTCTCCAAGATCGCCTCCGAGCAGGCCAAGCCGGACGGCCTGGTGCTGATCGAGCCGGGCCGGGAGCGGGAGATACTCGCCGAGCTGCCGGTCCGGGCGCTGCCGGGGGTCGGCCCGGCGACCGCCGAGACGCTGCGCCGGGTCGGGCTCACCCGGATCTCCGAGGTGGCGCGGACCCCCGAGGACGAGCTGGTGCGGCTGCTCGGCCGGGCGCACGGCGCTGGGGTGCACGCGCTGGCGCTGGGCCGGGACGAGCGTCCGGTGGTCGCCGAGCGCGACGCCAAGTCGGTCTCGGTGGAGGACACCTTCGAGGTCGACCTGGCCGACGTCGACCGGATCCGGTTCGAGCTGGACCGGCTGGCCGCCCGCTGCGTGCGTCGGCTGCGCGACGCCGGGCGGTCCGGGCGGACGGTGGTGATCAAGGTGCGGCGGTTCGACTTCACCACGCTGACCCGGTCCGAGACGCTGCCGTCGCCGACCGACGACCCGTTGGTGATCTCGGCCATGGCCCGTCGGCTGCTGGCGCAGGTGGAGCTCGTCGGCGGCGTCCGGCTGCTCGGCGTCGGCGTGTCCGGCCTCGCCGACTTCACCCAGGAGGACCTGTTCGCCCAGGCCCAGCGCGAGGCCGAGGCGGCCGAGGCGGCGGAGGCGGCGGCGGACGAGCCGGGCGAGGGTGAACCGGAGTCCGACGCCGCCTACGGCGGTCCGGACGCGCCGCGTGCCTTCCACCCGGGCGCGGCCCCCGCCCGCCGCTGGATGCCGGGCCAGGACGTGACGCACACCGAGTACGGCCCCGGATGGGTCCAGGGCAGCGGGGTGGGCCGGGTCACCGTGCGGTTCGAGGTCCCCGGTGCGGTCCCCGGCCGGGTCCGCACCTTCGCGGTCGACGACCCCGAGCTCACCCCGGCGTCCCCGCTGCCGCTGTCCGGCGGCGCCCAGTCGCCCGCCGCGGACAGCGCGGCGCCCCGGTAG
- a CDS encoding PRC and DUF2382 domain-containing protein, with the protein MQTEIDPRDLIGHKAVDRNGDKIGTIDEVYLDDATGEPEWAAVRTGLFGRDAFVPLTTSEFVSDELRVPYDKSQVKDSPDFGVGQHLSPAQELQLYRYYGLELPAGAGQDGSGSGSANGNGSGTAAGTTAGTTAGGEARTAGTAAAAAGAAAAVAAPEPSKTATAPQQPAAAAPGPESTQSMPTVAAPTESPSSRTAAFMSTPQPQSAQSQSPQPQSAQPQSAQSTPQSAAPQPAAAPAAAPQQPAPVSVTRPTPDPLTDPLVGRPAGGNAASSAVPEPIEFVCREERLDISTEWSVLGHARLRRYVTSEQVERRVPVVRERIRVERVPVGADERAQLTDQEITESTEEVTLHEERVIVRKAVVPVERIRLVTERFTEEQIVRDELHREHIQVQDSTRASGPTAVPGANPGSGPATGARPEPFPRTGDTGSYPRSSGDPGHAIGA; encoded by the coding sequence GTGCAGACCGAGATCGACCCCAGGGACCTGATCGGCCACAAGGCTGTGGACCGCAACGGCGACAAGATCGGCACCATCGACGAGGTGTACCTCGACGACGCGACCGGCGAGCCGGAGTGGGCGGCCGTGCGCACCGGCCTCTTCGGCCGGGACGCCTTCGTCCCGCTCACCACCAGCGAGTTCGTCAGCGACGAGCTGCGGGTGCCGTACGACAAGTCGCAGGTCAAGGACTCTCCCGACTTCGGTGTCGGGCAGCACCTCTCGCCCGCGCAGGAGTTGCAGCTCTACCGCTACTACGGCCTGGAGCTCCCGGCCGGGGCCGGTCAGGACGGCTCCGGTTCCGGCTCGGCCAACGGCAACGGCTCCGGCACCGCGGCCGGGACGACGGCCGGGACGACGGCGGGCGGCGAGGCCAGGACCGCCGGGACGGCTGCCGCCGCTGCCGGTGCCGCCGCCGCCGTGGCCGCGCCCGAGCCGTCCAAGACCGCCACCGCGCCGCAGCAGCCCGCGGCGGCGGCGCCCGGCCCGGAGTCGACGCAGTCCATGCCAACGGTCGCCGCGCCCACCGAATCCCCCAGCAGCAGGACGGCCGCCTTCATGTCGACGCCCCAGCCCCAGTCGGCCCAGTCCCAGTCGCCGCAGCCCCAGTCGGCCCAGCCCCAGTCGGCCCAGTCCACGCCGCAGTCCGCCGCGCCGCAGCCCGCCGCCGCCCCAGCCGCCGCGCCGCAGCAGCCCGCACCGGTCTCGGTCACCCGGCCCACGCCGGACCCGCTGACCGACCCGCTGGTCGGCCGGCCCGCCGGGGGCAACGCGGCCAGCAGTGCGGTGCCGGAGCCGATCGAGTTCGTCTGCCGCGAGGAGCGCCTGGACATCTCCACCGAGTGGAGCGTCCTCGGCCACGCCCGGCTGCGCCGCTACGTCACCTCGGAGCAGGTGGAGCGCCGGGTGCCGGTGGTCCGCGAGCGGATCCGGGTGGAGCGGGTACCGGTGGGCGCGGACGAGCGGGCGCAGCTGACCGACCAGGAGATCACCGAGAGCACCGAGGAGGTGACCCTGCACGAGGAGCGGGTGATCGTCCGCAAGGCAGTGGTCCCGGTGGAGCGGATCCGGCTGGTCACCGAGCGGTTCACCGAGGAGCAGATCGTCCGCGACGAGCTGCACCGCGAGCACATCCAGGTGCAGGACAGCACCCGGGCCTCCGGTCCGACCGCCGTGCCCGGGGCCAACCCCGGGTCGGGACCGGCCACCGGTGCCCGCCCTGAGCCCTTCCCGCGTACCGGGGACACGGGCTCCTACCCGCGCTCCTCGGGTGACCCCGGGCACGCCATCGGCGCCTGA
- the gcvP gene encoding aminomethyl-transferring glycine dehydrogenase: MTSPLTTSLTGLEQSSPFENRHIGPDTDAQAKMLAQVGYSTLDELTAAAVPGAIRSLEALDLPAARSEAEVLAELRSLAARNQVLRPMIGLGYYGTFTPPVILRNVLENPSWYTAYTPYQPEISQGRLEALINFQTVVSDLTGLPTAGASLLDEGTAAAEAVALSRRMGKVKGGVYLIDADALPQTAAVIATRAEPQGIETVVADLSAGIPADLAERGVFGVLVQYPGASGAVRDLKPVIEQAHALGAVVTVAADLLALTLLTSPGSLGADIAIGTTQRFGVPMGFGGPHAGFMAVRTEYARSLPGRLVGVSVDADGNRAYRLALQTREQHIRREKATSNICTAQVLLAVMASMYAVYHGPDGLTAIAARTHRYASVLAEGLRAGGVEIVHGAFFDTVTARVPGRAAAVAEAARQAGVNLRQVDADLVSAACDETTTRADLAAVWAAFGVPAADVDALDAAADPRLPESLLRHDEFLTHPVFHAHRSETAMLRYLRRLSDKDYALDRGMIPLGSCTMKLNATTEMEPITWPEFAEVHPFAPEQQAAGYLTLIRELEQRLAEVTGYDQVSIQPNAGSQGELAGLLAVRAYHLANGDTGRDVCLIPSSAHGTNAASAVMAGMRVVVVKTLTDGDVDVADLHAKIEQHREQLSVLMVTYPSTHGVFEENIGDICAAVHEAGGQVYVDGANLNAMVGLAKPGHFGGDVSHLNLHKTFCIPHGGGGPGVGPVAVRAHLAPYLPNHPLQPSAGPATGVGPVSAAPWGSAAILPISWSYVRLMGGEGLKRATQVAVLSANYIAKRLAPYYPVLYTGPAGLVAHECIIDLRPLAKTAGVSVDDVAKRLIDYGFHAPTMSFPVAGTLMIEPTESEDLGEIDRFCEAMIAIRGEIDRLGAGEWPAEDNPLGNAPHTAALLAGDWQHPYSRQEAVFPAGVNPAAKYWPPVRRIDGAFGDRNLVCSCPPLDSYGE, translated from the coding sequence ATGACATCCCCGCTGACGACATCGCTCACCGGTCTGGAGCAGTCCAGCCCGTTCGAGAACCGCCACATCGGCCCGGACACCGACGCGCAGGCGAAGATGCTGGCCCAGGTCGGCTACTCCACCCTGGACGAGCTCACCGCCGCCGCCGTCCCCGGCGCGATCCGCAGCCTGGAAGCGCTGGACCTGCCCGCCGCCCGCAGCGAGGCCGAGGTACTGGCCGAACTGCGCTCGCTGGCCGCCCGCAACCAGGTGCTGCGCCCCATGATCGGCCTCGGCTACTACGGCACCTTCACCCCGCCGGTGATCCTGCGCAACGTGCTGGAGAACCCCTCCTGGTACACCGCCTACACGCCGTACCAGCCGGAGATCTCCCAGGGCCGACTGGAGGCCCTGATCAACTTCCAGACCGTGGTCTCCGACCTCACCGGCCTGCCCACCGCCGGGGCCTCGCTGCTGGACGAGGGCACCGCCGCCGCCGAGGCCGTGGCGCTGTCCCGGCGGATGGGCAAGGTCAAGGGCGGCGTCTACCTGATCGACGCCGACGCGCTGCCGCAGACCGCCGCCGTGATCGCCACCCGGGCCGAGCCGCAGGGCATCGAGACCGTGGTCGCCGACCTCTCCGCCGGGATCCCGGCCGACCTCGCCGAGCGCGGCGTCTTCGGCGTGCTGGTGCAGTACCCCGGCGCCTCCGGCGCGGTCCGCGACCTGAAGCCGGTCATCGAGCAGGCCCACGCCCTGGGCGCGGTGGTCACCGTCGCCGCCGACCTGCTCGCGCTGACCCTGCTCACCTCGCCCGGCTCGCTCGGCGCGGACATCGCCATCGGCACCACCCAGCGCTTCGGCGTCCCGATGGGCTTCGGCGGACCGCACGCCGGATTCATGGCGGTGCGCACCGAGTACGCCCGCAGCCTGCCCGGGCGCCTGGTCGGCGTCTCCGTCGACGCCGACGGCAACCGCGCCTACCGGCTCGCGCTGCAGACCCGCGAGCAGCACATCCGCCGCGAGAAGGCCACCAGCAACATCTGCACCGCGCAGGTCCTGCTCGCGGTCATGGCCTCGATGTACGCCGTCTACCACGGCCCGGACGGGCTGACCGCGATCGCGGCCCGCACCCACCGCTACGCCTCGGTGCTCGCCGAGGGCCTGCGCGCGGGCGGCGTCGAGATCGTCCACGGCGCGTTCTTCGACACCGTCACCGCGCGGGTGCCGGGCCGGGCCGCCGCGGTGGCCGAGGCCGCGCGCCAGGCCGGGGTGAACCTCCGCCAGGTGGACGCCGACCTGGTCTCCGCCGCCTGCGACGAGACCACCACCCGGGCCGACCTGGCCGCGGTCTGGGCGGCCTTCGGCGTCCCCGCCGCCGACGTCGACGCGCTGGACGCGGCGGCGGACCCGCGGCTGCCGGAGTCGCTGCTGCGCCACGACGAGTTCCTGACCCACCCGGTCTTCCACGCGCACCGCTCCGAGACCGCGATGCTGCGCTACCTGCGGCGGCTGTCCGACAAGGACTACGCGCTCGACCGGGGCATGATCCCGCTGGGCTCCTGCACCATGAAGCTCAACGCGACCACCGAGATGGAGCCGATCACCTGGCCCGAGTTCGCCGAGGTGCACCCGTTCGCCCCGGAGCAGCAGGCGGCCGGCTACCTGACCCTGATCCGCGAGCTGGAGCAGCGGCTGGCCGAGGTCACCGGCTACGACCAGGTCAGCATCCAGCCCAACGCCGGTTCCCAGGGCGAGCTGGCCGGGCTGCTCGCGGTCCGCGCGTACCACCTGGCCAACGGCGACACCGGCCGTGACGTCTGCCTGATCCCCTCCTCGGCGCACGGCACCAACGCCGCCAGCGCGGTCATGGCCGGGATGCGGGTGGTCGTGGTGAAGACCCTGACCGACGGCGACGTGGACGTCGCGGACCTGCACGCCAAGATCGAGCAGCACCGCGAGCAGCTGTCGGTGCTGATGGTCACCTACCCGTCCACGCACGGCGTGTTCGAGGAGAACATCGGCGACATCTGCGCGGCCGTGCACGAGGCGGGCGGCCAGGTCTACGTGGACGGCGCCAATCTCAACGCCATGGTCGGCCTGGCCAAGCCGGGCCACTTCGGCGGCGACGTCTCGCACCTCAACCTGCACAAGACCTTCTGCATCCCGCACGGCGGCGGCGGCCCCGGCGTCGGCCCGGTCGCGGTGCGCGCGCACCTGGCGCCGTACCTGCCGAACCACCCGCTCCAGCCCTCCGCCGGTCCGGCGACCGGGGTCGGCCCGGTCTCGGCCGCGCCCTGGGGCTCGGCGGCGATCCTGCCGATCTCCTGGTCGTACGTGCGGCTGATGGGCGGCGAGGGGCTGAAGCGGGCCACCCAGGTGGCGGTGCTCAGCGCCAACTACATCGCCAAGCGGCTCGCGCCGTACTACCCGGTGCTCTACACCGGCCCGGCCGGGCTGGTCGCGCACGAGTGCATCATCGACCTGCGCCCGCTGGCCAAGACCGCCGGGGTGAGCGTGGACGACGTCGCCAAGCGGCTGATCGACTACGGCTTCCACGCCCCGACCATGTCCTTCCCGGTCGCCGGGACGCTGATGATCGAGCCCACCGAGAGCGAGGACCTGGGCGAGATCGACCGGTTCTGCGAGGCCATGATCGCGATCCGGGGCGAGATCGACCGGCTCGGCGCGGGCGAGTGGCCGGCCGAGGACAACCCGCTCGGCAACGCCCCGCACACGGCGGCGCTGCTCGCGGGCGACTGGCAGCACCCGTACAGCCGCCAGGAGGCGGTCTTCCCGGCCGGGGTGAACCCGGCGGCGAAGTACTGGCCGCCGGTGCGCCGGATCGACGGCGCCTTCGGTGACCGCAACCTGGTCTGCTCCTGCCCGCCGCTGGACTCCTACGGCGAGTGA
- a CDS encoding DUF5999 family protein encodes MCQHRPVCPSADSPDREAAVVVAGHPEQGWSLLCNGVLMFEDSGEILPDGRVIAPHRPLATAA; translated from the coding sequence ATGTGCCAGCACCGTCCCGTCTGCCCGTCTGCCGACTCGCCGGACCGTGAGGCCGCCGTCGTGGTGGCCGGCCACCCCGAGCAGGGCTGGAGCCTGCTGTGCAACGGGGTCCTGATGTTCGAGGACAGCGGCGAGATCCTGCCCGACGGCCGGGTGATCGCCCCGCACCGGCCGCTGGCCACGGCAGCCTGA
- a CDS encoding glutamate--cysteine ligase, producing the protein MGEKVVASSAELADRQQYRRKLRQCLEALGRMLAEQRFDRPRAVMGLEIELNLADDSGRPVMLNEPVLESIASGDFQTELGRFNVEVNIAPHPLDGRVFEELREEIDTGLRYADRKAAEVGARLVTVGILPTLAPGDAVLDNLSPGDRYQLLNDRILAARGENITLDIDGVERLRMDSASVVPEAACTSLQLHLQVTPDRFAGVWNAAQALTGPQLALGANSPFLFGRELWRETRCILFEQACDTRPDELKAQGVRPITWFGERWIDSVTDLFEENVRYFPSLLPICDDEDPLLVLAAGGVPRLRELRLHNGTIYRWNRPIYDIAGGVPHLRVENRSLPAGPTVVDTLANAAFYYGLVRALAEQSRPVWTRLPFALAAENFHLAARHGLDAELWWPRPGRLGARGPAVRGGGGVARVPVRELVLDELLPLAYRGLDAWGVEPHDRDRYLGIIEQRCVRNMNGAAWQSAAFHDRRERLGLDRASALADMTRRYMELMREGEPVHSWPVR; encoded by the coding sequence ATGGGGGAGAAGGTCGTTGCGAGCAGTGCCGAGCTCGCCGATCGGCAGCAGTACCGCCGCAAACTACGCCAGTGCCTGGAGGCGCTCGGGCGGATGCTCGCGGAGCAGCGGTTCGACCGACCGCGCGCCGTCATGGGCCTGGAGATCGAACTCAACCTCGCGGACGACTCCGGCCGCCCGGTCATGCTCAACGAACCGGTGCTGGAGTCCATCGCCAGCGGTGACTTCCAGACCGAGCTGGGCCGCTTCAACGTCGAGGTCAACATCGCCCCGCACCCGCTGGACGGGCGGGTCTTCGAGGAACTGCGCGAGGAGATCGACACCGGGCTGCGCTACGCCGACCGCAAGGCCGCCGAGGTGGGCGCGCGCCTGGTCACCGTCGGCATCCTGCCGACGCTCGCCCCGGGTGACGCGGTCCTGGACAACCTCTCCCCGGGGGACCGCTACCAGCTGCTCAACGACCGGATCCTGGCGGCGCGCGGCGAGAACATCACGCTCGACATCGACGGCGTCGAACGGCTGCGGATGGACTCCGCGTCGGTCGTTCCCGAGGCCGCGTGCACCTCGCTGCAACTGCACCTGCAGGTGACCCCGGACCGCTTCGCCGGGGTCTGGAACGCCGCCCAGGCACTGACCGGCCCGCAGCTGGCGCTCGGCGCCAACTCACCCTTCCTGTTCGGGCGGGAACTGTGGCGGGAGACCCGGTGCATCCTGTTCGAGCAGGCCTGCGACACCCGGCCGGACGAGCTGAAGGCGCAGGGCGTGCGGCCGATCACCTGGTTCGGCGAACGCTGGATCGACTCGGTGACCGACCTCTTCGAGGAGAACGTCCGCTACTTCCCCTCGCTGCTGCCGATCTGCGACGACGAGGACCCGCTGCTGGTGCTCGCGGCCGGGGGCGTCCCGCGGCTGCGCGAACTGCGGCTGCACAACGGGACCATCTACCGGTGGAACCGGCCGATCTACGACATCGCCGGGGGCGTGCCGCACCTGCGGGTGGAGAACCGCTCGCTGCCCGCCGGACCGACGGTGGTGGACACCCTCGCCAACGCCGCCTTCTACTACGGCCTGGTCCGGGCGCTCGCGGAGCAGAGCCGCCCGGTGTGGACCCGGCTGCCGTTCGCGCTCGCCGCCGAGAACTTCCACCTGGCCGCCCGGCACGGTCTGGACGCGGAGCTGTGGTGGCCGCGGCCCGGGCGGCTGGGCGCCCGCGGCCCCGCCGTGCGCGGCGGCGGCGGGGTGGCCCGGGTCCCGGTCCGCGAGCTGGTGCTGGACGAGCTGCTGCCGCTGGCCTACCGGGGCCTGGACGCCTGGGGTGTGGAGCCGCACGACCGGGACCGCTACCTGGGCATCATCGAGCAGCGCTGCGTGCGCAACATGAACGGGGCGGCCTGGCAGAGCGCCGCGTTCCACGACCGGCGCGAGCGGCTGGGCCTGGACCGGGCGTCGGCGCTGGCCGACATGACCCGCCGCTACATGGAGCTGATGCGGGAGGGCGAGCCGGTGCACAGCTGGCCGGTGCGCTGA